The Caretta caretta isolate rCarCar2 chromosome 10, rCarCar1.hap1, whole genome shotgun sequence genome has a window encoding:
- the NUBP2 gene encoding cytosolic Fe-S cluster assembly factor NUBP2 isoform X2, with protein sequence MEVVGERGNLAGVGHILLVLSGKGGVGKSTISTELALALRHAGKKVGILDVDLCGPSIPQMLKVQGKSVHQCDSGWVPVFVDQDKSISLMSIGFLLEKPDDAVVWRGPKKNALIKQFISDVTWGELDFLIVDTPPGTSDEHISTVESLRQYKPLGAVLVTTPQECTNLFSKGGGEELARHAGVPFLGCVPLDPQLTQSLEEGRDFIQEFPKSSAFPALAHIAQQILDRTSPEGS encoded by the exons ATGGAGGTAGTCGGGG AGAGAGGTAACCTGGCTGGAGTTGGACACATCCTTCTGGTGCTCTCAGGAAAAGGAGGCGTGGGAAAAAGCACCATCTCCACCGAGCTGGCTCTGGCTTTACGGCATGCTGGGAAGAAG GTGGGGATCCTGGATGTGGACCTATGTGGCCCCAGCATCCCTCAAATGCTCAAAGTCCAGGGCAAGAGTGTGCACCAGTGTGacagtggctgggtgcctgtcTTCGTCGACCAGGACAAAAGCATCTCTCTCATGTCGATTGGCTTCTTGCTGGAGAAGCCAGACGATGCTGTGGTTTGGAGAGGACCCAAGAAAAACG CTTTGATAAAGCAATTTATCTCCGATGTGACCTGGGGAGAACTTGACTTCCTTATTGTGGATACACCTCCGGGGACCTCGGATGAGCACATCTCCACGGTGGAATCCCTTCGCCAATACAAGCCCCTCGGGGCAGTCCTGGTCACGACGCCACAG GAGTGCACAAACCTCTTTTCCAAAGGGGGCGGTGAAGAGCTGGCCAGGCATGCCGGAGTCCCATTCCTAG GGTGTGTTCCCCTTGATCCCCAGCTCACCCAGAGCTTGGAGGAAGGCAGAGATTTCATCCAGGAGTTTCCCAAGAGTTCTGCCTTCCCTGCCCTTGCTCACATCGCCCAGCAGATCTTGGACAGGACATCCCCTGAGGGCTCCTGA
- the NUBP2 gene encoding cytosolic Fe-S cluster assembly factor NUBP2 isoform X1 yields MEVVGERGNLAGVGHILLVLSGKGGVGKSTISTELALALRHAGKKVGILDVDLCGPSIPQMLKVQGKSVHQCDSGWVPVFVDQDKSISLMSIGFLLEKPDDAVVWRGPKKNALIKQFISDVTWGELDFLIVDTPPGTSDEHISTVESLRQYKPLGAVLVTTPQAVSIGDVRRELTFCKKTGLRVIGIVENMSGFVCPHCLECTNLFSKGGGEELARHAGVPFLGCVPLDPQLTQSLEEGRDFIQEFPKSSAFPALAHIAQQILDRTSPEGS; encoded by the exons ATGGAGGTAGTCGGGG AGAGAGGTAACCTGGCTGGAGTTGGACACATCCTTCTGGTGCTCTCAGGAAAAGGAGGCGTGGGAAAAAGCACCATCTCCACCGAGCTGGCTCTGGCTTTACGGCATGCTGGGAAGAAG GTGGGGATCCTGGATGTGGACCTATGTGGCCCCAGCATCCCTCAAATGCTCAAAGTCCAGGGCAAGAGTGTGCACCAGTGTGacagtggctgggtgcctgtcTTCGTCGACCAGGACAAAAGCATCTCTCTCATGTCGATTGGCTTCTTGCTGGAGAAGCCAGACGATGCTGTGGTTTGGAGAGGACCCAAGAAAAACG CTTTGATAAAGCAATTTATCTCCGATGTGACCTGGGGAGAACTTGACTTCCTTATTGTGGATACACCTCCGGGGACCTCGGATGAGCACATCTCCACGGTGGAATCCCTTCGCCAATACAAGCCCCTCGGGGCAGTCCTGGTCACGACGCCACAG GCGGTGTCTATAGGGGATGTCAGACGAGAGCTGACATTCTGTAAGAAGACAGGATTGCGAGTGATCGGGATTGTAGAGAACATGAGTGGTTTCGTCTGCCCGCACTGTTTG GAGTGCACAAACCTCTTTTCCAAAGGGGGCGGTGAAGAGCTGGCCAGGCATGCCGGAGTCCCATTCCTAG GGTGTGTTCCCCTTGATCCCCAGCTCACCCAGAGCTTGGAGGAAGGCAGAGATTTCATCCAGGAGTTTCCCAAGAGTTCTGCCTTCCCTGCCCTTGCTCACATCGCCCAGCAGATCTTGGACAGGACATCCCCTGAGGGCTCCTGA
- the NUBP2 gene encoding cytosolic Fe-S cluster assembly factor NUBP2 isoform X3: MLKVQGKSVHQCDSGWVPVFVDQDKSISLMSIGFLLEKPDDAVVWRGPKKNALIKQFISDVTWGELDFLIVDTPPGTSDEHISTVESLRQYKPLGAVLVTTPQAVSIGDVRRELTFCKKTGLRVIGIVENMSGFVCPHCLECTNLFSKGGGEELARHAGVPFLGCVPLDPQLTQSLEEGRDFIQEFPKSSAFPALAHIAQQILDRTSPEGS; the protein is encoded by the exons ATGCTCAAAGTCCAGGGCAAGAGTGTGCACCAGTGTGacagtggctgggtgcctgtcTTCGTCGACCAGGACAAAAGCATCTCTCTCATGTCGATTGGCTTCTTGCTGGAGAAGCCAGACGATGCTGTGGTTTGGAGAGGACCCAAGAAAAACG CTTTGATAAAGCAATTTATCTCCGATGTGACCTGGGGAGAACTTGACTTCCTTATTGTGGATACACCTCCGGGGACCTCGGATGAGCACATCTCCACGGTGGAATCCCTTCGCCAATACAAGCCCCTCGGGGCAGTCCTGGTCACGACGCCACAG GCGGTGTCTATAGGGGATGTCAGACGAGAGCTGACATTCTGTAAGAAGACAGGATTGCGAGTGATCGGGATTGTAGAGAACATGAGTGGTTTCGTCTGCCCGCACTGTTTG GAGTGCACAAACCTCTTTTCCAAAGGGGGCGGTGAAGAGCTGGCCAGGCATGCCGGAGTCCCATTCCTAG GGTGTGTTCCCCTTGATCCCCAGCTCACCCAGAGCTTGGAGGAAGGCAGAGATTTCATCCAGGAGTTTCCCAAGAGTTCTGCCTTCCCTGCCCTTGCTCACATCGCCCAGCAGATCTTGGACAGGACATCCCCTGAGGGCTCCTGA